The window CTCCGCGATCGCCCGGCTGAAGGAACTGCACGCCGGGTACCGGGACGAGTACGCCGCCTACTACCAGCGGCACGCCGAGCCCGACTCCCCCGCGATGCGCGGCGCCGACCCGGCGATCGTGCTGATCCCGGGCGTGGGCATGTTCAGCTTCGGCAAGGACAAGCAGACCGCGCGCGTGGCCGGCGAGTTCTACGTCAACGCGATCAACGTGATGCGGGGCGCCGAGGCCGTGTCGACGTACGCGCCGATCGAGGAGTCGGAGAAGTTCCGCATCGAGTACTGGGCGCTGGAGGAGGCCAAGCTCCAGCGGATGCCGAAGCCGAAGCCCCTCGCGACGCGGGTGGCGCTCGTGACGGGTGCGGGCAGCGGGATCGGCAAGGCGATCGCGCACCGGCTGGTCGCCGAGGGTGCCTGTGTCGTCGTCGCCGATCTGAACGGCGAGAACGCCGCCGCCGTGGCCGAGGAGCTGGGCGGGGCCGACAAGGCCGTCGCCGTGACCGTCGACGTGACGGACGAGGAGCAGATCGGTGCGGCCTTCAAGGCCGCCGCGCTGGCCTTCGGCGGGGTCGACCTCGTCGTCAACAACGCGGGCATCTCGATCTCCAAACCGCTCCTGGAGACCTCCGCGAGGGACTGGGACCTCCAGCACGACATCATGGCGCGCGGGTCCTTCCTGGTGTCGCGGGAGGCGGCCCGCGTGATGATCGCGCAGGGGCTGGGCGGCGACATCGTCTACATCGCCTCGAAGAACGCCGTCTTCGCCGGGCCCAACAACATCGCCTACTCCGCCACCAAGGCCGACCAGGCCCACCAGGTGCGGCTGCTGGCCGCCGAGCTGGGCGAGCACGGCATCCGCGTCAACGGGGTCAACCCCGACGGGGTGGTGCGCGGCTCCGGGATCTTCGCGGCCGGCTGGGGCGCCCAGCGCGCGGCGACCTACGGGATCGAGGAGGAGAAGCTGGGCGAGTTCTACGCGCAGCGGACCATCCTCAAGCGCGAGGTGCTCCCCGATCACGTGGCGAACGCGGTGTTCGCGCTGACGGGCGGGGAGCTGACGCACACCACCGGTCTGCACGTCCCGGTCGACGCCGGCGTGGCCGCCGCCTTCCTGCGATGAGTGCGCACGGGAGCGGGTCCGTGAAGTCGTACGCGGCGGTCGACCTCGGCGCGTCCAGCGGGCGGGTCATGGTCGGCCGCGCGGGGCGGGACTCGCTGGAGCTGGTCGAGGCCCACCGCTTCCCCAACCGTCCGGTGCGCACGCCCGAGGGCCTGCGCTGGGACGTTCTCTCGCTCTACGCGGGGGTCCTGGACGGGCTGAGGGCGGCCGGGCAGGTCGACTCCGTCGGCATCGACAGCTGGGCCGTCGACTACGGGCTGCTGGACGCCGACGGCGCGCTGCTGGGCAACCCGGTGCACTACCGGGACGCCCGTACGGAGGGGGTCGCGGAGAAGGTGTGGGCCACCGTGCCCGCCGCCGAGCTGTACGCGGCGACCGGCTTGCAGTACGCGCCCTTCAACACCCTCTACCAGCTGGTCGCCGCCCGGTCCTCCGCTCAACTGGCCTACGCCGAGCGGTTGTTGCTCATCCCTGATCTGCTGACGTACTGGCTGACGGGTGAGCTGGGCACCGAGCTGACCAATGCCTCGACGACCCAGCTGATCGACCCCCGGACGCGCGACTGGTCCCGCGACGTGGCCGAGCGGCTCGGTGTCGACCTGAGGCTGTTCGCGCCGCTGCGGCGGCCCGGGGACCCGGCGGGGCTGCTGCGGGCGCGGGTGCTGGAGGAGACCGGGCTGACCGGGCCGGTCCCGGTGACGACGGTCGGGTCGCACGACACCGCCTCGGCGGTGGCCGCCGTCCCGGCGACCGGGGAGCGGTTCGCGTACATCTGCACCGGCACCTGGTCGCTGGCCGGCCTGGAGCTGGCCGCCCCGGTGCTGACCGAGGCGAGCCGGGCGGCCAACTTCACCAATGAGCTGGGGCTCGACGGCACGGTCCGATACCTGCGGAACATCATGGGGCTGTGGCTGCTCCAGGAGTGCGTACGGGAGTGGGGGGAGTCCGATCTCGGCGAGCTGCTGCGGGCCGCCGCGACCGTGCCCGCGCTGCGGTCGGTCGTGGACGCCGGGGACGCGGCGTTCCTCGCGCCCGGCCGGATGCCCGAGCGGATCGCCGAGGCGTGCCGGGAGTCGGGGCAGCCCGTCCCGAAGACGCCCGCCGAGATCACCCGCTGCATCCTCGACTCGCTGGCCCTCGCCCACCGGCGGGCCGTGACCGAGGCGCAGGCGCTAGCCGACCACCCCGTGGACGTCGTCCACATCGTCGGCGGCGGCACCCGCAACGCCCTGCTCTGCCAGCTCACCGCCGACGCCTGCGGGCTGCCGGTGGTGGCGGGACCGGCGGAGGCGGCGGCCCTGGGCAACGTCCTCGTACAGGCCCGCACCCACGGTCTGGTGGGCGACCGGGCCTCGATGCGGCAACTCCTCGCCCGCACCCAGCCGCTGGTGCGGTACGAGCCGCAGGGCGACCCGGCGGCCTGGCGCGCGGCGGAGGCCCGGCTCACCGGACGGTGAGCCGGACGGCCCCCACGTGTCCGTTCCCGGCACCGGTCGGCACGCGGTTCCACCCGTCTCCGCCGATCGGCGCGGGGGGCCTCTCGCCCTGCGCGTATTGACGCCGTACTCTGCACTCATCCGATGACCGACCCCCAAGGAGCCGCGATGCGTGTCGCCCTGTTCCTGACCTGTGTCAACGACACGCTCTATCCGGACACCGGCCGTGCCGTGGTGAAACTGCTGACCAGGCTGGGCGTCGACGTCGATTTCCCGAGCGGGCAGACCTGCTGCGGACAGGCCCACTACAACAGCGGGTACCGCCACGAGGCCGAGCCGCTGGCCCGGAAGTTCTCCGATGTATTCCGGGACTACGAGGCGATCGTGACACCGTCCGGCTCCTGTGGGGCGATGGTGCGCGAGCTGTATCCGCGGATGGGCGAGCGGGCGCGGGCGGAGGGGCGCGGGGACACCCTGGCGCGGACGCTGGCTCCCGTGGTGCCGAAGACGTACGAGCTGACCGAGTTCCTGGTGGACGTGCTGGGGGTGACCGACGTCGGCGCGTACTACCCGCACAAGGTGACGTACCACCCCACCTGCCACGGGCTGCGAAGCCTCGGTCTCGGTGAGCGGCCCCGGCGGCTGCTCCAGGCCGTGAAGGGGCTGGAGCTGGTGGAGCTGCCCGGCGCGGACGAGTGCTGCGGCTTCGGCGGCACCTTCGCCGTGAAGAACTCCGATGTCTCGGCGGCCATGGGCACGGACAAGGTGCGCAACGCCGAATCGACGGGGGCCGAGGTGCTGTGCGCGGCCGACAACTCCTGTCTCATGCACATCGGCGGCACGATGACCCGGCTGCGCACGGCCGTCCGGCCCGTGCACATCGCGGAGATCCTGGCGAGCACGGAAGAGGAGCCTCTCGCATGAGTGGGACGTATCTCGGTATGCCGGCCTTCCCGAAGGCCGCGCACGAAGCCGTCCACAACACGACGCTGCGCGGCAATCTGCGCCACGCCACGCACACCATCCGCGCCAAACGCGCCGCCGCGGTCGCGGAGGTGTCCGACTGGGCCGCGCTGCGCGAGGCCGGCAAGCAGATCAAGGATCACACGCTCCGTCATCTGGACCGGTATCTGGTGCGGCTGGAGGAGTCGGTCACGGCGGCCGGCGGCACGGTCCACTGGGCCGCCGACGCGGACGAGGCCAACCGGATCGTCACGTATCTCGTCAAGGCGACCGGCCAGAGCGAGGTCGTCAAGGTCAAGTCGATGGCCACGCAGGAGATCGGGCTGAACGAGGCCCTCGAAGCCGAGGGGATCCACGCCTACGAGACCGATCTCGCCGAACTCATCGTGCAGCTGGGCAAGGACCGGCCCTCGCACATCCTCGTCCCGGCGATCCACCGCAACCGGGGCGAGATCCGGGACATCTTCGCGCGCGAGATGAGCGAGTGGGGCCGTCCGGCCCCGGAGGGACTCACCGACACGCCGGCCGAGCTGGCGGAGGCCGCACGGCTGCATCTGCGGGAGAAGTTCCTGCGCGCCAAGGTCGGTGTCTCCGGCGCCAACTTCATGGTCGCCGAGACCGGCACGCTGGTGGTCGTGGAGTCCGAGGGCAACGGCCGGATGTGCCTCACCCTGCCCGAGACGCTGATCTCCGTCGTCGGCATCGAGAAGATCGTCCCGACCTGGCAGGACCTGGAGGTGTTCCTGCAGACCCTCCCCCGCTCCTCGACGGCCGAGCGCATGAACCCGTACACCTCCACCTGGACCGGCACGACGGACGAGGACGGACCGCGGACCTTCCATCTGGTCCTCCTCGACAACGGCCGCACCGACACGCTCGCCGACGAGGTCGGCCGCCAGGCCCTGCGCTGCATCCGCTGCTCGGCCTGCCTCAACGTCTGTCCCGTCTACGAGCGGGCCGGCGGCCACGCCTACGGCTCGGTCTACCCGGGCCCCATCGGCGCCATCCTCAGCCCCCAGCTCCGGGGCACGCGCAGCGAGATCGACGCCTCCCTGCCGTACGCCTCCTCGCTGTGCGGTGCCTGTTACGAGGTGTGCCCGGTCGCCATCGACATCCCGGAGGTGCTGGTGCATCTGCGGGAGCGCGTCGCGCAGGGCGCCACCGTGACGGAACGGGGGAACAAGGTCGTGCTCAAGCCCGCGAAGGGGCACGCCGCCGAGCGGGCGGCGATGCGCGCGGCCCGCTGGGCGTTCAGCCACCCCGGCGCGCTGCGCGCCGGGCAGCGGCTCGCGTCGCGCACCCGCCGCTTCCATCCCCGGACCCTGCCGGGCCCCGGCAGGGCGTGGAGCGCCAGTCGCGATCTTCCCGTGCTGCCGCCCGAGCCGTTCCGGGACTGGTGGCGGCGTACGAACGGCGGAAAGGAGACGGGCAAGTGAGCAGCAGGGATCTGATCCTGGGCCGGGTGCGGCGGGCGCTGGCCGACGTGCCCCGCCACGACACGCCGTACGAGCACGCGGTCGAGCGGGGGTATCTGCGGGAGCACGGCGGGCTGGACGTCGGGCGGACGGTGGAGCTGCTGGCGGAGAACCTGGCGGACTACCGGGCGATCGTGCACCGGACGGACGCGGACGGCCTTCCCGGAGTCCTCGCCGGGCTGCTGCGCGAGCACGGCTCGACATCGGTGCTGACTCCCCCGGGGCTGCCCGCTCCCTGGCTGGCGGCGACCGGGGTGACGCGGGTGCCCGACCGCGGCGAGAGCACCGCGGACGAGCTGGACCGGGTCGACAGCGTCGTCACCGCCTGCGCCCTGGCCATCGCCGAGACCGGGACGATCGTCCTCGACGGCTCCCCCGACCAGGGCCGCCGCCGGATCACCCTGGTGCCCGACCACCACATCTGCGTCGTCCGCGTACCGGAGCAGGTCGTGTCGTCGGTGCCGCAGGCCCTCGAACGCCTCGACCCGGTCCGCCCGTTGACCTGGATCTCCGGCCCGTCCGCCACGAGTGACATCGAGCTGGACCGGGTGGAGGGCGTGCACGGTCCGCGCACCCTGGAGGTGGTGCTGGTGACCGGGAGCGACGACTAGGGCGACCAGGGCCCTTCGGAGGGCTCCAGGGAGCGTTCGGCCGGATCTCGACGGTGGGCGGTCGTTCCGGTGGCTGTCCACCGGTCACGTACATGGCGATCTTGCTAGGTTGTCGGCGGCTACAGGCGCCAACACGGGGAGCATCCATGCCACTTGACCGTCCGGTGATCAACAGCGGCGTTCCGCACTCGGCGCGGATCTGGAACTACTGGCTCGGCGGCAAGGACTGCTACGAGATCGATCGGCAGGTCGGTGACGAGATACGTGGGGTCAACCCGCAGATCGTCGACATCGCCCGCGCCCAGCGGGCGTTCCTGCGCCGAGCGGTCACCCACCTGACCGAGGAGGCCGGCTTACGCCAGTTCCTCGACATCGGCACCGGGCTGCCCACCGCGGACAACACCCACGAGGTCGCCCAGCGCTCGGCACCGGACGCGCGGATCGTCTACGCCGACCACGACCCCACCGTCCTCGTCCATGCCCACGCCCTGCTCACCAGCACCCCCGAGGGCGCCACCGCCTTCGTCGCCGCCGACCTGCGCGACCCGGACACCATCCTGGAGCGCGCGGCCGACACCCTGGACCTCACCCGCCCCGTGGGCCTGGTGCTGCTCGGGATCACCGCCCATGTGCCCGACGAGAGCGTGTACGGCATCGTCGCCCGGCTCCTGGACGCCCTGCCCTCCGGCAGCCACCTCGTGCTCGCCGACAGCACGGAGGTCCACCGGCCGGAGGCGATGCGCGCGATGGTCGCGCACTGGAACGCGGCGAGCGACAACCCGCGGGTCAACCGCTCCCCCGAGCAGCTCACCCGCTTCTTCGACGGGCTGGAGCCGCTGGCACCCGGGCTGGTCTCCGTGGCCCGGTGGCGGTCCGGGCCGGGCGGCGCGGACGAGCCGTCGGCGTCGGAGGTGGACTGTTTCGGCGGCGTGGCCCGCAAGCCCTGAAGGGTGTGGCACCGCGATGAGGACACAGGAACCCCGGCGACCACGGCGACCACGGCACCCACGGCGGCACCTACGGCTCAGTCTTGGCCAAAGCTTCGGCGGCCACCTTCAGGTCGGACACCAGCCCCGCGAACGCGCCCTCGCGGTCGTCCGCGCGCAGGACGGCGGACGGGTGGAGCGTGGCCACGACCTGGGGACCCGGCTCTCCGTCCGGGGGCAGGGGCAGCAGCGCGCCGCGGTCCCTGGTGACCCGGAAGGAGGCGCCGAGCAGCGCCTTGCCCGCCGTCGCGCCGAGGGCCACCACGACCTCGGGCCGCACCAGCCGCAGTTCGGCGAGGAGCCAGGGACGGCAGGCGGCGACCTCGCGCAGGTCGGGCGCCTTGTGAATACGCCGTTTGCCGCCACCCGGGGGCCGGGTGAACTTGAAGTGCTTGACCGCGTTGGTCACATAGGCCGTGTCCATGTCGATGCCGGCCTCCTCCAGCGCCCGCCGCAGCAGCCGCCCGGCGGGACCGACGAACGGCTCGCCCTGCCGGTCCTCCTGATCGCCCGGCTGCTCGCCGACGAGGAAAAGCCGCGCCGAGTCGTCGCCCTTGCCGAAGACCGTCCCGGTGGTGTCCTCCCACAGGGGGCAGCCCCGGCAGTCGGCCGCGGCCCGGCGATGGGCGGGGAGACCGCCGCGGCCCGGGAGGTACGGCCCGGCGTCGTACGTCCTCGCGTCCGTCCTGATGTCACGTGTGTGGGTGGTGGGGCTCATCGGCTGCCGCCTCCTTCACCGGAAGCGCCGGAACAGGGTTCGCCGCACGTGCCCGGGTACCCCCTGTGTGGCGGATCATCATGGCGGCCCCGGCAGTCACGCACGGTGGCCGAAACGGCATCATAAACTTGGGTTATTCGTTTTCTTGAACTCTTCGTGTTTATGAGGGTAGGTTGGTCCCATGACCGCATCCCAGCCTCCGAACACCGCCGTGGAGCTGCGCGGTGCCGGCCTGCGGGTGACGGCCGCGCGCGTGGCGCTGCTGGAGACCGTCCGGGACGGCGACCACCTCGGCGTCGAAGCGATCGCCGCAGGGGTGCGCGATCGTGTGGGCCACATATCGCTCCAGGCCGTGTACGAAGCACTCAACGCACTGGCCGGCGCGGGGCTCGTGCGCCGCCTCGAACCACCCGGCAGCCCCGCCCTGTACGAGGGCCGTGTCGGGGACAACCACCACCACCTCGTGTGCCGCAGTTGCGGTGCCGTGGTCGACGTCGACTGCGCGGTCGGGCACGCCCCGTGCCTGACCGCCTCCGACGACCGCGGCTTCGCGATCGACGAGGCCGAGGTCATCTACTGGGGCCTGTGTCCCCCCTGTTCCGCAGCCAGTACTTCAGCACCGTGATCCACCAGTTCCGGAAGGACTCCCATGACTGAGAACCACGACGCGATCGTCACGGACGCGAAGCCCGAGGAGACGGGCGGCTGCCCGGTCGCCCACGGGCGTGCCGCGCACCCGACCCAGGGCGGCGGGAACCGTCAGTGGTGGCCGGAGCGCCTCAACCTGAAGATCCTCGCCAAGGACCCCGTGGTGGCGAACCCCCTCGGCGGGGAGTTCGACTACGCCGAGGCGTTCAACAACCTCGACCTCGCCGCCGTGAAGCAGGACATCGCCGAGGTGCTGACCACCTCGCAGGACTGGTGGCCGGCCGACTTCGGCAACTACGGCCCGCTGATGATCCGTATGGCCTGGCACAGCGCCGGTACCTACCGCATCAGCGACGGCCGCGGCGGTGGCGGCCGCGGTCAGCAGCGCTTCGCGCCGCTGAACAGCTGGCCGGACAACGGCAACCTGGACAAGGCCCGCCGTCTGCTGTGGCCGGTCAAGAAGAAGTACGGCCAGTCGATCTCCTGGGCCGACCTCATGATCCTCACCGGTAACGTCGCCCTGGAGCAGATGGGCTTCGAGACCTTCGGCTTCGCCGGCGGCCGTGCCGACGTCTGGGAGGCCGACGAGGACGTGTACTGGGGTCCCGAGACCACCTGGCTGGACGACCAGCGTTACACCGGCGACCGCGAGCTGGAGAACCCGCTCGGCGCCGTCCAGATGGGTCTGATCTACGTCAACCCCGAGGGCCCCAACGGCAACCCGGACCCGCTCGCCGCGGCCCGCGACATCCGTGAGACCTTCCGCCGCATGGCGATGAACGACGAGGAGACCGTCGCCCTCATCGCCGGTGGTCACACCTTCGGCAAGACCCACGGCGCCGGCCCCGCGGACAACGTGGGCGACGACCCCGAGGCCGCCTCCATGGAGGAGCAGGGCCTCGGCTGGAAGTCCACCTACGGCACCGGCAAGGGCGGCGACGCCATCACCTCCGGCCTGGAGGTGACGTGGACGGAGACGCCCACGCAGTGGAGCAACAACTTCTTCAAGAACCTCTTCGAGTACGAGTACGAGCTCACCCAGAGCCCGGCCGGCGCGAACCAGTGGGTGGCGAAGAACGCCGAGGCGATCATCCCCGACGCCCACGACGCGTCGAAGACGAAGCTCCCGACGATGCTCACCACCGACCTGTCGCTCCGTTTCGACCCGATCTACGCGGAGATCTCGCGTCGCTTCTACGAGCACCCCGACCAGTTCGCGGACGCCTTCGCCCGCGCCTGGTTCAAGCTGACCCACCGTGACATGGGCCCGAAGTCGCTGTACCTCGGCCCGGAGGTCCCGGCGGAGACCCTGCTGTGGCAGGACCCGCTGCCGCAGGCCGAGGGCCCGGTCATCGACGCCGCCGACATCGCGGCGCTCAAGACCAAGCTCCTCGCCTCCGGTCTGACCGTCTCGCAGCTGGTGTCCACCGCGTGGGCGTCGGCCTCCACCTTCCGTGCCAGCGACAAGCGCGGCGGCGCCAACGGTGCCCGTATCCGCCTGGAGCCCCAGCGCGGCTGGGAGGTCAACAACCCGGAGGACCTGCGTCACGTCCTGAGCGTCCTGGAGGGCGTGCAGGCGGAGTTCAACGCCGGCGCCAAGAAGGTCTCCCTGGCCGACCTGATCGTCCTCGGCGGTGCCGCCGCGGTCGAGAAGGCCGCCAAGGACGCCGGTTTCGACGTCGTGGTGCCCTTCACCCCCGGCCGTGTGGACGCGACCGAGGAGCACACGGACGCCGAGTCGTTCGCCGCGCTGGAGCCGGCGGCCGACGGTTTCCGCAACTACCAGGGCAAGGGCAACCGCCTCCCCGCCGAGTACCTGCTGCTCGACAGGGCGAACCTGCTCTCGCTGAGCGCCCCCGAGCTGACGGTCCTCGTCGGTGGTCTGCGGGTCCTGGGCGCCAACCACGCCGGGTCCACGCACGGTGTCTTCACCGGCACCCCGGGCGTGCTCACCAACGACTTCTTCGTCAAC is drawn from Streptomyces bottropensis ATCC 25435 and contains these coding sequences:
- a CDS encoding Fur family transcriptional regulator translates to MTASQPPNTAVELRGAGLRVTAARVALLETVRDGDHLGVEAIAAGVRDRVGHISLQAVYEALNALAGAGLVRRLEPPGSPALYEGRVGDNHHHLVCRSCGAVVDVDCAVGHAPCLTASDDRGFAIDEAEVIYWGLCPPCSAASTSAP
- a CDS encoding LutB/LldF family L-lactate oxidation iron-sulfur protein, which produces MSGTYLGMPAFPKAAHEAVHNTTLRGNLRHATHTIRAKRAAAVAEVSDWAALREAGKQIKDHTLRHLDRYLVRLEESVTAAGGTVHWAADADEANRIVTYLVKATGQSEVVKVKSMATQEIGLNEALEAEGIHAYETDLAELIVQLGKDRPSHILVPAIHRNRGEIRDIFAREMSEWGRPAPEGLTDTPAELAEAARLHLREKFLRAKVGVSGANFMVAETGTLVVVESEGNGRMCLTLPETLISVVGIEKIVPTWQDLEVFLQTLPRSSTAERMNPYTSTWTGTTDEDGPRTFHLVLLDNGRTDTLADEVGRQALRCIRCSACLNVCPVYERAGGHAYGSVYPGPIGAILSPQLRGTRSEIDASLPYASSLCGACYEVCPVAIDIPEVLVHLRERVAQGATVTERGNKVVLKPAKGHAAERAAMRAARWAFSHPGALRAGQRLASRTRRFHPRTLPGPGRAWSASRDLPVLPPEPFRDWWRRTNGGKETGK
- a CDS encoding LutC/YkgG family protein, translating into MSSRDLILGRVRRALADVPRHDTPYEHAVERGYLREHGGLDVGRTVELLAENLADYRAIVHRTDADGLPGVLAGLLREHGSTSVLTPPGLPAPWLAATGVTRVPDRGESTADELDRVDSVVTACALAIAETGTIVLDGSPDQGRRRITLVPDHHICVVRVPEQVVSSVPQALERLDPVRPLTWISGPSATSDIELDRVEGVHGPRTLEVVLVTGSDD
- a CDS encoding UdgX family uracil-DNA binding protein (This protein belongs to the uracil DNA glycosylase superfamily, members of which act in excision repair of DNA. However, it belongs more specifically to UdgX branch, whose founding member was found to bind uracil in DNA (where it does not belong), without cleaving it, appears to promote DNA repair by a pathway involving RecA, rather than base excision.): MSPTTHTRDIRTDARTYDAGPYLPGRGGLPAHRRAAADCRGCPLWEDTTGTVFGKGDDSARLFLVGEQPGDQEDRQGEPFVGPAGRLLRRALEEAGIDMDTAYVTNAVKHFKFTRPPGGGKRRIHKAPDLREVAACRPWLLAELRLVRPEVVVALGATAGKALLGASFRVTRDRGALLPLPPDGEPGPQVVATLHPSAVLRADDREGAFAGLVSDLKVAAEALAKTEP
- a CDS encoding rhamnulokinase; translated protein: MKSYAAVDLGASSGRVMVGRAGRDSLELVEAHRFPNRPVRTPEGLRWDVLSLYAGVLDGLRAAGQVDSVGIDSWAVDYGLLDADGALLGNPVHYRDARTEGVAEKVWATVPAAELYAATGLQYAPFNTLYQLVAARSSAQLAYAERLLLIPDLLTYWLTGELGTELTNASTTQLIDPRTRDWSRDVAERLGVDLRLFAPLRRPGDPAGLLRARVLEETGLTGPVPVTTVGSHDTASAVAAVPATGERFAYICTGTWSLAGLELAAPVLTEASRAANFTNELGLDGTVRYLRNIMGLWLLQECVREWGESDLGELLRAAATVPALRSVVDAGDAAFLAPGRMPERIAEACRESGQPVPKTPAEITRCILDSLALAHRRAVTEAQALADHPVDVVHIVGGGTRNALLCQLTADACGLPVVAGPAEAAALGNVLVQARTHGLVGDRASMRQLLARTQPLVRYEPQGDPAAWRAAEARLTGR
- a CDS encoding (Fe-S)-binding protein: MRVALFLTCVNDTLYPDTGRAVVKLLTRLGVDVDFPSGQTCCGQAHYNSGYRHEAEPLARKFSDVFRDYEAIVTPSGSCGAMVRELYPRMGERARAEGRGDTLARTLAPVVPKTYELTEFLVDVLGVTDVGAYYPHKVTYHPTCHGLRSLGLGERPRRLLQAVKGLELVELPGADECCGFGGTFAVKNSDVSAAMGTDKVRNAESTGAEVLCAADNSCLMHIGGTMTRLRTAVRPVHIAEILASTEEEPLA
- a CDS encoding bifunctional rhamnulose-1-phosphate aldolase/short-chain dehydrogenase translates to MATHPEAAALLARSRRLGADPRNTNYAGGNTSAKGSDTDPVTGGEVELMWVKGSGGDLGTLTEAGLAVLRLDRMRALVDVYPGVEREDEMVAAFDYCLHGKGGAAPSIDTAMHGLVDAAHVDHLHPDSGIALACAADGEKLTAECFGDSVVWVPWRRPGFQLGLDIAAVKRENPGAIGCVLGGHGITAWGDTAEECEKNSLHIIRTAERFLAERGRAEPFGPVLEGYTALAAAERRERAAALAPHIRAIASKDRPQVGHFTDTDVVLDFLASAEHPRLAALGTSCPDHFLRTKVRPLVLDLPPTADLDSAIARLKELHAGYRDEYAAYYQRHAEPDSPAMRGADPAIVLIPGVGMFSFGKDKQTARVAGEFYVNAINVMRGAEAVSTYAPIEESEKFRIEYWALEEAKLQRMPKPKPLATRVALVTGAGSGIGKAIAHRLVAEGACVVVADLNGENAAAVAEELGGADKAVAVTVDVTDEEQIGAAFKAAALAFGGVDLVVNNAGISISKPLLETSARDWDLQHDIMARGSFLVSREAARVMIAQGLGGDIVYIASKNAVFAGPNNIAYSATKADQAHQVRLLAAELGEHGIRVNGVNPDGVVRGSGIFAAGWGAQRAATYGIEEEKLGEFYAQRTILKREVLPDHVANAVFALTGGELTHTTGLHVPVDAGVAAAFLR
- a CDS encoding SAM-dependent methyltransferase, producing the protein MPLDRPVINSGVPHSARIWNYWLGGKDCYEIDRQVGDEIRGVNPQIVDIARAQRAFLRRAVTHLTEEAGLRQFLDIGTGLPTADNTHEVAQRSAPDARIVYADHDPTVLVHAHALLTSTPEGATAFVAADLRDPDTILERAADTLDLTRPVGLVLLGITAHVPDESVYGIVARLLDALPSGSHLVLADSTEVHRPEAMRAMVAHWNAASDNPRVNRSPEQLTRFFDGLEPLAPGLVSVARWRSGPGGADEPSASEVDCFGGVARKP
- the katG gene encoding catalase/peroxidase HPI; the protein is MTENHDAIVTDAKPEETGGCPVAHGRAAHPTQGGGNRQWWPERLNLKILAKDPVVANPLGGEFDYAEAFNNLDLAAVKQDIAEVLTTSQDWWPADFGNYGPLMIRMAWHSAGTYRISDGRGGGGRGQQRFAPLNSWPDNGNLDKARRLLWPVKKKYGQSISWADLMILTGNVALEQMGFETFGFAGGRADVWEADEDVYWGPETTWLDDQRYTGDRELENPLGAVQMGLIYVNPEGPNGNPDPLAAARDIRETFRRMAMNDEETVALIAGGHTFGKTHGAGPADNVGDDPEAASMEEQGLGWKSTYGTGKGGDAITSGLEVTWTETPTQWSNNFFKNLFEYEYELTQSPAGANQWVAKNAEAIIPDAHDASKTKLPTMLTTDLSLRFDPIYAEISRRFYEHPDQFADAFARAWFKLTHRDMGPKSLYLGPEVPAETLLWQDPLPQAEGPVIDAADIAALKTKLLASGLTVSQLVSTAWASASTFRASDKRGGANGARIRLEPQRGWEVNNPEDLRHVLSVLEGVQAEFNAGAKKVSLADLIVLGGAAAVEKAAKDAGFDVVVPFTPGRVDATEEHTDAESFAALEPAADGFRNYQGKGNRLPAEYLLLDRANLLSLSAPELTVLVGGLRVLGANHAGSTHGVFTGTPGVLTNDFFVNLLDLGTTWKSTSADQTLFEGRDADTGEVKWTGTRADLVFGSNSELRALAEVYASDDAKEKFVKDFVAAWAKVADLDRFDLV